In one Brassica oleracea var. oleracea cultivar TO1000 chromosome C9, BOL, whole genome shotgun sequence genomic region, the following are encoded:
- the LOC106314395 gene encoding dynamin-related protein 4C, giving the protein MAGRNKHVVSKTSSSLAIVEANPPANKIVPIEAPIVSSYNDRIRPLLDTVDRLRNLNVMREGIQLPTIVVVGDQSSGKSSVLESLAGISLPRGQGICTRVPLVMRLQRSYSTEPEIWLEYGDTVVHTDEEHIAKAICAATDVIAGSGKGVSDAPLTLHVKKAGVPDLTMVDLPGITRVPVNGQPENIYEQISAMIMKYIKPQESIILNVLSATVDFTTCESIRMSRQVDKTGERTLAVVTKADMAPEGLLQKVTADDVSIGLGYVCVRNRIGEETYQEARMQEELLFRTHPKLSLIDDDIVGIPVLAQKLMLIQATMIARCLPEIVRKINEKMEISVLELNKLPMVMASAGEALMTLMDIIGSAKESLLRILIQGDFSEYPGDHKMHCTARLAEMLSQFSDNLQAHSNDVTIDFLMDEIKILDECKCVGLPNFIPRSAFLAILSQYVDGIHSKPVEFIKKIWDYIEAVLIPVISKYAENFPQIQSSVKRAGRNLITKMKEQSVNRVAEIVEMEKLTDYTCNPDYMTSWTEKTASQQSFVHAVLYDEAKPESFSLAGFGQVKISHLRKYHAHLLQQAFDMKMRIASYWNIVLRRIVDNLALFLQFSVKNLVNAQFQKEIVAEMVDPRGGGGVERMMEESPSVASKREKLKKSVKLLKESKDVVAAIVDQNSGYGGR; this is encoded by the exons ATGGCAGGTCGTAACAAGCATGTTGTCTCTAAAACCTCTTCTTCTCTGGCTATTGTCGAAGCAAACCCCCCGGCCAACAAAATTGTACCCATTGAAGCACCGATAGTTTCTTCTTACAATGACCGAATCAGGCCGTTGCTGGACACTGTTGACAGGCTGAGGAACCTGAATGTAATGAGAGAAGGGATCCAGCTTCCAACCATTGTCGTTGTTGGAGACCAGTCCTCTGGGAAGTCGAGTGTTCTTGAGTCCTTGGCAGGGATCAGTTTGCCTCGTGGGCAAGGAATCTGCACTAGGGTTCCTCTTGTGATGAGACTCCAAAGAAGTTACAGCACTGAGCCTGAGATCTGGCTAGAGTATGGTGACACAGTTGTTCATACGGATGAGGAACACATCGCTAAAGCTATTTGTGCTGCAACTGATGTGATAGCTG GATCTGGTAAAGGGGTCTCTGACGCTCCTTTAACACTCCATGTGAAGAAGGCTGGTGTTCCTGATCTTACCATGGTTGATCTCCCTGGGATAACTCGCGTTCCAGTGAATGGACAGCCTGAAAACATCTATGAGCAGATATCTGCTATGATCATGAAGTACATCAAGCCTCAGGAATCGATCATTCTCAATGTTCTGTCAGCTACGGTCGACTTCACGACCTGTGAATCCATTCGCATGTCCAGACAGGTTGATAAAACCGGTGAACGGACTCTGGCTGTTGTCACAAAGGCAGACATGGCTCCTGAAGGTCTTCTACAGAAGGTTACAGCAGACGATGTGAGCATCGGACTTGGTTATGTCTGTGTGAGAAACCGAATCGGAGAAGAGACATACCAAGAAGCTAGGATGCAAGAAGAGCTTCTGTTCAGGACTCATCCAAAGCTAAGCTTGATTGACGATGACATTGTGGGGATTCCGGTCTTAGCCCAGAAGCTAATGCTTATCCAGGCGACGATGATCGCCCGCTGCTTACCAGAAATCGTCCGCAAGATCAACGAGAAGATGGAGATCAGTGTCCTCGAACTGAACAAGCTGCCAATGGTAATGGCTTCCGCAGGGGAAGCATTGATGACACTGATGGACATCATTGGCTCAGCAAAAGAGTCTCTCCTGAGAATCCTCATCCAAGGAGATTTCTCCGAGTACCCTGGAGATCATAAGATGCACTGCACAGCTCGCTTGGCTGAAATGTTAAGCCAATTCTCAGACAATCTCCAAGCACACTCCAACGACGTCACCATCGATTTCTTGATGGACGAAATCAAGATTCTCGACGAATGCAAATGCGTTGGCCTTCCCAATTTCATTCCGAGATCAGCTTTCTTGGCTATACTATCACAGTACGTCGACGGAATCCATTCTAAGCCGGTCGAGTTCATCAAGAAGATATGGGATTACATCGAAGCTGTTCTCATTCCGGTGATTTCAAAATACGCTGAAAACTTCCCACAGATTCAGTCTTCCGTTAAACGAGCCGGACGCAATCTGATCACCAAGATGAAGGAGCAGTCAGTGAACAGAGTCGCCGAGATCGTTGAGATGGAGAAGCTGACGGACTACACGTGTAACCCTGATTACATGACGTCTTGGACCGAGAAGACCGCTTCGCAGCAGAGCTTCGTCCACGCCGTGCTGTACGACGAGGCCAAACCTGAGAGCTTCTCTCTCGCTGGATTTGGGCAAGTGAAGATCTCGCATCTGAGGAAGTACCACGCTCATCTGCTGCAGCAGGCGTTTGACATGAAGATGAGGATCGCGTCGTACTGGAACATTGTTCTGAGGCGGATTGTGGATAACCTTGCGCTGTTTCTTCAGTTCTCGGTGAAGAATCTGGTGAACGCTCAGTTTCAGAAGGAGATCGTGGCGGAGATGGTTGATCCGAGAGGCGGCGGAGGAGTTGAGAGGATGATGGAGGAGTCTCCGTCGGTGGCCAGCAAGAGGGAGAAGCTGAAGAAGAGTGTGAAGCTCTTGAAGGAGTCCAAGGACGTCGTGGCTGCCATTGTTGATCAGAATTCTGGTTATGGAGGTCGTTAA